One window of the Chryseobacterium camelliae genome contains the following:
- a CDS encoding sodium:solute symporter family transporter has translation MGQLATIDIIIFLIYFVVVAGYGLWIYKKKKSESTGSKDYFLAEGSLTWWAIGASLIASNISAEQFIGMSGEGFFVGVAVAAYEWIAAVALIIIAVWFIPIYLKNKIYTMPQFLETRYNKSVSLIMAVFWLFLYVIVNLTSILYLGALAIDTLLGGEHLHIIMIVLLLMALLIGLGGMKVIGYTDVIQVAVLIIGGFATVYMALQIVDQRINGVAVGNAFAGFNTLMNEAPGHFKLMLDKPTTTTTTLGMPQNLEVQKYVVLPGLAMYFAGQWIVNLNYWGCNQYITQRALGADLKTARTGILFAGFLKLFMPIIVMLPGIAAYVLYTKGQLPGFNGVKDGAYSAILTFLPSGLKGLAVAALTAAIVASLAGKVNSISTIFTLDIYKKYLKADATEIQMVRTGRWVIIIAMMVALAFTWTDVLGIGGEGGFTFIQKYTGFISPGVFAMFLLGMFWKRTTGTAALVGVILGFVLAIFFNSFAIGIFGKETWLYTAFTYEKLENGVVHTITEIPFLINMGWSFFITIVVMVLISLAGPKVNPKAFAIDSKMFKVDPRTMILIVVTLLLLTAIYVRFW, from the coding sequence ATGGGACAACTAGCAACCATTGATATCATCATATTTCTCATTTATTTTGTGGTGGTAGCCGGATACGGACTCTGGATTTACAAAAAGAAAAAATCCGAGTCTACCGGAAGTAAAGATTATTTCCTTGCCGAAGGATCGCTCACATGGTGGGCCATCGGTGCCAGTTTGATCGCCTCTAACATTTCGGCGGAACAATTCATCGGAATGAGCGGTGAAGGATTCTTCGTGGGAGTGGCCGTTGCCGCCTACGAATGGATCGCAGCCGTAGCCTTGATCATTATCGCCGTATGGTTTATTCCGATCTATCTTAAAAACAAGATTTATACGATGCCGCAGTTCCTGGAAACTCGTTATAACAAATCGGTTTCCCTGATCATGGCCGTGTTCTGGCTGTTTTTATATGTTATCGTAAACCTGACTTCCATCCTTTATCTTGGAGCTTTGGCGATTGATACCTTATTGGGCGGTGAACACCTTCACATCATTATGATCGTCCTTTTGCTGATGGCTTTGCTCATCGGTCTGGGAGGAATGAAAGTAATCGGGTACACCGATGTAATCCAGGTAGCGGTACTGATCATCGGTGGTTTTGCTACCGTGTATATGGCCCTGCAGATCGTTGACCAAAGAATCAACGGGGTAGCGGTAGGAAATGCATTTGCCGGATTCAATACTTTGATGAACGAAGCGCCGGGTCACTTCAAGCTGATGCTTGATAAACCGACAACGACAACGACAACTTTGGGAATGCCACAAAATCTGGAAGTTCAGAAATATGTCGTATTACCGGGACTGGCCATGTATTTCGCAGGACAATGGATTGTAAACCTGAACTATTGGGGCTGCAACCAGTACATCACCCAGCGTGCTTTGGGGGCAGACCTTAAAACAGCGAGAACCGGGATTCTGTTTGCCGGATTTTTAAAGCTTTTCATGCCGATCATTGTGATGCTTCCGGGAATTGCAGCGTATGTGCTGTATACCAAAGGACAGCTTCCCGGATTCAACGGCGTAAAAGACGGTGCCTATTCTGCAATTCTTACTTTCCTTCCTTCCGGATTGAAAGGTCTGGCGGTGGCGGCATTAACAGCAGCCATCGTAGCTTCCCTGGCCGGAAAAGTAAACAGTATCTCTACGATTTTTACTTTAGATATCTATAAAAAATACCTGAAAGCAGATGCTACCGAAATCCAGATGGTAAGAACCGGAAGATGGGTCATCATCATCGCAATGATGGTCGCGCTTGCCTTTACCTGGACCGACGTTCTGGGCATCGGTGGAGAAGGCGGATTCACCTTTATCCAGAAATACACCGGATTTATCAGCCCGGGGGTTTTCGCCATGTTCTTACTGGGAATGTTCTGGAAGAGAACAACCGGAACGGCTGCTTTGGTGGGAGTCATCTTAGGTTTTGTATTGGCGATCTTCTTCAACAGCTTTGCCATCGGCATCTTTGGAAAAGAAACCTGGCTGTATACGGCATTCACCTATGAAAAGCTGGAAAACGGCGTGGTGCATACCATCACCGAAATTCCATTCCTCATCAATATGGGATGGTCGTTTTTCATCACCATCGTCGTGATGGTACTGATCAGCTTAGCTGGTCCGAAAGTTAACCCGAAAGCTTTTGCCATCGACAGCAAAATGTTCAAGGTAGATCCAAGAACGATGATACTTATTGTAGTTACTTTATTATTGCTTACCGCTATTTATGTAAGATTCTGGTAA